The Bacillus sp. B-jedd sequence AGGGGTGCAATACATTGCTTACCTTTTTCCAATGAATGGGCTCGTAATAAAGTTTTTGGCGGTTGGTTTTATTCTCCTCTTTATGATGATCCATATCCGTTCGGTGGAAGGCGGCGGTAAATTCCAGGCGGTCATTACTTTTATTAAGGTTCTGCCTTTTGTTTTACTGATTGGTATGGGTTTGTTTTTTGTCAGAGGGGACCTTGTCATGACTCCAGCAGTTGCTGCAGCTCCTGTTGGGTTGATGGCATTGCTTGCCGGCATTTCTGCAACAAGCTGGTCTTTTGACGGGATGGGTGCATGCACTTACATGACGGGCGAAATCAAAAATCCGAAAAAGACAATGCCGAGGGCTTTGATTAGTTCTGTTATCATAATTATTCTAATTTATGTGGGCTTAACTTTTGTCGTAACGGGGGTTATACCGTTCGACCAATTGATCAACTCAAAGGCACCGCTAGCGGACGCGGGTGCGGCAATTCCTTTATTAGGTAATGTCTCGGGCACCTTCATTGCAGTCTCAGGTATCATTGTTATCCTTGCAGCTTTATCGGGTACAGTTATGTTCCAGCCTCGCTTGGAATATGCAATGGCGCAAGACGGACTTTTCTTCAAAAGCTTCGGTAAAGTACACAAAAAATATGGGACTCCCTATTTCTCTATGATGGCCCAGTGTTTGTTGGCGATTGTTCTTATTTTCTTATCCAATATCACTGAATTACTAGGATATTTCACTTTCGTTTTGTTATTAAAGAATACGCTTACATTCGCTTCCATTTTTGTGCATCGGAAAAAGCCGGATTATAATCCATTATGGAAAGCACCCGCATGGAGATTCATGGCCATTGTTTCAATTGCATCCAGTTTGATCTTGGTAGTTTCCACGTTGATGTGGGCTGCTATTCCAAGTATTGTTACAGCGATTATAGTAGTTGTTACAGGTCTTCCTGTCTTCTATTTTTGGGAAAAACAAAACAAAAAAGAGGCACTTAAAAAGGGAGAATCTTTAAACATCTAATGGAAGGATGGATGGCTGATGCAATTCTCAACTTTTAAAGAAGAGCTTTTTGATGAGCAACAACGCGGGAGAATGGCTGAGTTTTGCGATGAATATGGGCTAGACGGCATGGAAGTTTTTATGGATGATGTGCTTTCAAGAGATCAAGAATTAAAAAAAGAGAAGCAATCCATTCTGGATAAACTTCGTGCCTTGCATGTAAAAAGAATCCATTGCTCTTACTGGGCTTATCCAACAAGCTTTCTTACAAAAAATAATTTTTATGAACTGATTGATAGATTTGGAAGCATGGAGGATGTTATAAGTTATTATGGTGATCTAACAGGTGACCATATGTTTAAAAGATGGGCGGACGAATATCAGATCGCAACAGAGCTGAAAGCCCAAGCATATACCTTTCACTTGATCGATTATGCTCCAATTGATGGGAAGTGGGAGTTTACGATTTCTAAGAGTGAAATTCGGCAAGCAATGATTTATATGGTTCAGCAATTTTTAAACTATTTGATGGACAAACAACTCATTACAGAGGATTCCCCATTGATTGAAGTAGAAAATGCCGGATGGGGGCTTGAACATGGTTTGCAGACAGCAGATGATTACAGATTGATGTATCGGCAGCTTTACGATCCTTTTCAAAAAGTAAAGATTAGTTGGGATATTAACCACTTGTTGCATGCAATAGGCTTTGATGAGAAGCAAAATTGTGCCCGGTTCTTCCTTCCGGACAATGAAATCAGTCCAAAAATGTATGATTTACAACAGTGTTATGGCAGCAATCCCCAGATTTTTGCACAGGAGTGGCTTGAACAGAACATTTTTGATTCAGAGTTGCTTCATCAAGTTAGCTGTATACATCTATCCGATTGCGATTTAAAAAAGACTGAATTTTTCCGCAACGGAAAGCTGACAGGACGATATTATGAAGAAATTACTTCCTTAGATAGCTGGGATAAGCAGGAGGAATATGGAGTTAATATTGTCCTTACTAGCTATGATTCCCATATCCCACTTGGTGATGGAATATTGGACCCTGCATCAATTAAAGAGATGATTCTCAAAATACGTACTGTTCAGTCGAATCT is a genomic window containing:
- a CDS encoding amino acid permease; translated protein: MANNLERKLGLAPTIALSVGTTLGAGIFISISEVAGASGSALFTVLAFLIGGLIMIPQNLILAELATAYPENGGNYVFIKHAGWRRLAFLTGWASFWANDSSALAIVSLAGVQYIAYLFPMNGLVIKFLAVGFILLFMMIHIRSVEGGGKFQAVITFIKVLPFVLLIGMGLFFVRGDLVMTPAVAAAPVGLMALLAGISATSWSFDGMGACTYMTGEIKNPKKTMPRALISSVIIIILIYVGLTFVVTGVIPFDQLINSKAPLADAGAAIPLLGNVSGTFIAVSGIIVILAALSGTVMFQPRLEYAMAQDGLFFKSFGKVHKKYGTPYFSMMAQCLLAIVLIFLSNITELLGYFTFVLLLKNTLTFASIFVHRKKPDYNPLWKAPAWRFMAIVSIASSLILVVSTLMWAAIPSIVTAIIVVVTGLPVFYFWEKQNKKEALKKGESLNI